ACTGATGAAACATGTCGAAactttcattgaaaaatatcgaatacaatgttgtagatataaaaagaaaaaatttttttttaatttcaacatCACTTATTGGCCGatctaataatagaaattattggaaaaaaaaaaagaaaaatgaataaaaagaataaaatatttatatataaacatgctacgctttcttttcttatggaacaatgaaaagagaaatgtttATTGCAGACGATACGCACttcgaatgaataaaatatcacTCGATTTTTATCAGGAATGACGTTCAGATGATTTATACCGTggtaaggagaaaaaaaaataaataaaagaataatatattcatatattatacagACATGCTTCCGCTTTCTTTCCTGTGTAACAACGAAAGTAAGAAATGTTTGAAAATTCTCAATAATGTATCGCAATTCGAATAAGGTAAAATAccacttgattttttttatggagaatgacatttagaaaatttttacgaatGGATCATTCAATAAATGTTAATTGTGAATTCAAAAATTTCCAgcgaattttgaaaattttcgaattttcgaaagtgaataaagagaaaaagatagatagatagataaagaaagagagagagagagagagagaataatatattttattactaaatatattatccgtatgaataaaaaattttatacaaaatgcTGAAAGGGTATAAATCTTagtaaatacaaaattaaaaataacaacaataataataatattaataataataatgataaaaaaaatgcaatagaataaaatttatatgataattaaaaaaaataggaatttattagaataggataatatatcaaattaaaacgaaaagaaagagagacagaaagaagaaaaagagagagagagagagagagagagagagagagagaatgatgatCCGGATGTAAAGacgttaaacaaaaaaaaaaagatatacatagaagaatataaagaaaatattacaaagaCACGGCTTCGAGTTATTGCGGAAATAGAGCGTGACTGATATCCctctatttatattctatctgcATCCTATACTATAGAGAGTTTCATAATTGATACGCATCACCTTGAAAGACATGTATTACGTATAATTCGCGTGTTTTCTTGTTAAACTGATCAATCTTACGACGCACTTTAATACGTGAAGTTATTTTAAAGGAGCAATTATATAGCAATCATTTATATAGCAATCATTAATAAGGAAACTCTTGATACGTAATTTACGAAATACAATtcttatatacaattatatatatatatatattacttaaaaTTCATATGGATTAATTACAATCggtataatatcattttcaaaataatgattaattaaataatcgatgaaaaaaattttatataaaaatctttttttataaaaaaatttatatgaatatattaatcgACATATTTTTCAGGATACACATTGACACAAATTTCAATGGAATTAATGAATGAGATTGAACGAGAAAACAGTAGtgcgtaaataaataataaaaaaaaaaaaatatccccATAgccaattttatatatcatatctaAAAATCTAACAATACCTCCatactcttctttctcctgaGACGCtcaatattttctatccttctttctatctttctttctttctttttcaagacatctttctctctttctccaagagagagagagagagagagagggggcgAACATCGCACGTGACTGCATCCAAGAGCATCGATGTGTACTGAACTGGAGCGTTGGTGGTAAGCTGGTGCAATAACAGCTGCTGCTGGACTTTCTCCACTGACCCTAAAAAGTCTTCTTCTCTGACGTTCGATGAAACGAAAGTACATTGCCCTCAACGGTGTCGCCTCGACTCTCAATATCTTTCacagattctctctcttttcctctctttctctatatgtgTGTAAAGTTCCATTCGTTTCACCATAAGGTAAGGTCTCGAATGAGCGAAGGACGTGTCGAATTTCTTCGTGTTACAGTTGAGATAAAATTTCTCCTGTAAGTTTCTTTTACACATACctacgtgcatacatatacatatatatatacaaatatatatatatatatacatacatatacatatatatatacatatgtatatatatacatatatatatatatatacatacatatacatatatatatacatacatatacatatatatatatatatatatatatatatatatatatatataattcttcattttcccttttttttctattttttctttttttttttataataacaataacgtcgACGGGAACGAATTaccattatcgttaacaatgaattcttattaaaaacatCATTATCACAATTTGCACTTAATAATTACacagaaacatattttttgcCAGGCGCGTATTTGCTTCCATAGTCTATATCGATAGCTTTCGCTGGACGTATATGTGGGCCCATAGTATTCAAAGAATTAATGGTATCATAGCAACATGATTTATATAATCGCGGTGATTCCCATGGTAATAGAAAATTGTACATATAGTGAAAGGTGTTGACTACTGACTATGTGTCTATTGAGAAAATGACTATTAACTATAAATGACTATATTGACTATACTAACTATAAGGACTGTAAAGACTATAAATAACTGTAAATGACTATACTGATTATAAATGAGTATAAAGACTATAACTGACTACAAGGTCTATAAATGACTTTATTGACTATTGACTATATAACTATCTTAGAAAatcgaggaaagagagaaacaagtcCTTTGGGACTTCGGATGCAAATTCCAAGAGGTTTCTTCCACGAAAACATATTCTCCACTATCGACTTTCTCTCTATGCATACACACAGATACAGATCCAGATACATAGTATATGCCCGCCCCTACTAGGTTAGTCACGCCTCCTGGCATATTTGGACCCGCCCCTCATAGTTTAGACCAGCCCCCGGAGTACTTGGCCCGCTCCAACTTGTTTAGGCCGCCCTCTGGGATACTTGGTCCCGCCCCTATTAGGTTATCCCCACCCCCCGGAGTACTTGGTCCGCCCCAAATTGTTTAGGCCGCCCTCTGGGATACTTGGCCCAGCCCCCTATTAGGTTAGCCCCGCCCCCCCCCCGAAGTACATGTCCCGCCCCAACTTGTTTAGCCCCGCCTCTGAAGTTCTTGGTCCCGCCCCTACTTGTTTAGCCTCACCCTCTGGGGTACTTGACCACGCCCCTACCTGTTTAGTCCGCCTCTGGGGTACTTGGCCCCGCCCCCTATTAGGTTAGCCTCGCCCCCTGTGTATTTagtcattctttctctctctttctcagtcCCTTGTAGTACAAAAGAAGTTCTTCTAAATTTTATGTAGAAAGATTTTAAATAgtcgtataaaaatttaaatcgtcGTTCGTCTTATCTTAAGGAATTCTTTACGAACAGATGTTCCAATACGCACTTGCCCAAAAAGGTATATAAAACAATCATATCATAACGATTGAATTGAtaagaatgattttattataaataatattatgttttagataacatattaatttctttttgtttagtgacaagtgtaaaaaaaaaaagaaaagaaaaaaaatatttgttcgatttgaaatcgaataaatatttcattgaaaagtcTTACGTATCGTATTAGAAGGTTTATCCGAAAAATTCGTGGCTTCGTTTGAGTAACGATATATCgatgaaacatttattattcgtttaagaGTGATTATTAAAACAGaagctttcctttttttttgttttcttttttatttatttatttattttattttttttaattttcttaaaattattcgtaCAAATAAGACTTTATTATTTGAACATCGTTTTCCgtttgtatataatttcaatttgtaaaaacagaaaagaaattatttttcgatgaaACACTTGAACGTGAatcattgtaaaaaataattacacaaATATTAActtgaattaaaaagaaataaaaaatatttctttataatataaaattttttataagacatcaatgaatgaaaatgaaaatttttaagtccTGAATTTATTACAACATCGGGGTAGACCAAgaaagttcgaaaatattgtattgacaatactgtataaaaatatcagacAAAGTACAAAAGCAAAATTCAAAGACATAATTGAtctattacgatatataccaCCGGAACATCATGGTTCAAATCCCTTTCACATACACAAAATCTAGATGAGTAGTAAattgttttgtaataaatttatgttcgTAATTTTGTACGTTATGtagttaaaaaatgttttgaatcgcataaattatgttttcgaagtgttttaaaaatatgtaaaataaattgagtattgtttttttcaatttgaaccATCTTAAATTATGTTGAATGGACTTAGGCatcttcaaattttataatgaatctgattgttaattttgaaagtggtCTAACTCCATTCTTGATAAGAAAACGCATATTATTCACTTAATAATTGCCACTATTTTAATAGgaactataaatttaacaacCTTAGATGCACTTAAATAGTATAACTCATTAGTAtcctatacgtatatttttaaattcattgaaacgcAAACCATTACATATCTCGATTTGAAGATAAATGGAGTTAGgtcactttcaaaataaacggctcatatatatatgtatacatacacataaagaACGAAACCCTTTTActcttcataaatttttatcctcatcctgtttctctttgtttttcttttttatattctttttctttttttttttatgcaaataaataaatcaacttACACgagcaataaataaatcgtttcattgtgatcatataattaatcgtaattaataatttataaacttataatttattcaggatatataaagaaaaaaaaaaaagaaaaagaaaaaaaaatagaaataaataaacatgaatatacatatttattaatcgaagatattttttattcgatttatattttacagagTATTTTACGTAAGCACAGatagaaaatttacaaaaaagagATTCTGTGAGCCAATgattattcaaatattatatttatgatacgATTTTGATGCTCATAACAAGTATCTCTATTAGAACAATGGAAACTTccaatatatagaatatttatggAAATATGTTGAGTCGTGACatcactctctcattctctctcttttttactctttctctctctctctctctctctctctctcactctctttctctatttacaTTATCGCTGATACTGTtttgaaagaattaattaattgtaatcaATAAACGAATGCAAACGTaatgtataggtatatattaaatctacGATCGCGTAAAATGACAAACATTGgcatagtgtatatatatatatgtatatataacacataACTATACATGAGATTATAATTACGAatctatatatacttatttattgttacacatttgaaacgatatttatacgatcgataataaacTGCACACATTTTACAATTCGACGACAATGATCGTATAACGTTTACATTTTCTTAACGCGTAAGcccttatattttattctaaacgataattataatatctacaaATCCATCGagtttttatattgaaaacaCATTTGCAAATGTTCGTGATGTGAAGACCGGATTATACAAATGTAttgcatatgtatatctacatacacacacacacacaagtgtacatgtatatatatatacatatacatatatataaatatatacatttttataaagacACGATTCGATCTAATCTACGTATACCCgattatttattctctttgcgtcatacataaatacacacgATGGTACGTACCATCTTACTACCGGATGCGAGGCACGCAACTAAAAGCTGGTTGGCTCTACGTGCCCTTAAAGGTAATTTTTGATTTCTCAACGATCATCTCAAGATGACATTGTCAAATGTAAGATCCCTGCTGTCTCGTTGATTAACCGTCTTCTTGAAAGGATTCCATGGTAATCTCCTTGTAACGTGAGCGGTTGTAACCGAACCAGCTGGACTTGGTTGACCAGAAGACACTCCCGATGAACTACTAGCTGAAACGCTACCTTTGTCATGCTGACTTGGCTTTCCGGGTTTCTAAAATGATTACGTTACTACGAATATATTAATCACGATTGacgaataatcataatcgcAATTATGGCGTCGATTTAATAAcatatcgatcgaaattaatCATAGTTGTAGAcatctcaaaataatttcaaattgtgCACTTGGAATGCTCTATAATCAAGGCACTTTGAAAGACTGTCATTTATACTGAATgtataattttgatttcaaaagaaatattatatattatttgaagcctcggaaataataatcaatatgtatgtaaacgtatttccaatttttttccttataaaaaaaaaaaaaaaaggaaagaaaaatattcatgaaTAATCCAATGGGCAAATTGTTTTAATCGAACTCAAAATTGATCTATGATATTTTAAACTCAACAGGCACAACTAGgattaaattaatcttttataattaataaattaattgtattaccTTCATGTAATTTCTATCCATAGGTGTGACCAATTTTAGATTAATGAAGTCACCACATTGTTTTATCAATCTTACGGCTTGTTCATGAGAAGCCCATTTCACATCCTTGTCACCGATACCGACTATAAAGTCACTTTCCTTCATACCAGCCATCTGTTGTAAGacaaatgtatatttacatatgatGAGgctttgaatataaaaaatatcttttctctctctttttttttttttttttttttttttttttatagaaaattaaatcatCACTCACTTCAGCTAAAGAATTGTGATCAACGGCAGCTATAATTACTGGCGAATCACCGCGCACGCTAAATCCGAAACCTTCACCGTCTGGTCCTCTTTGAAGTTGAACATTTCTCGGTGCGGTCCAATGCCTTTTTGCAGAAAATATAGCTACTGGTCCCAATGATCTAAATAGATCTTCAACTCCGTGTTGGCCAAAATCCGGATGTGTGATGCTCAATTGAAATTTAGTAGACgctatatattaattaaatattaatgcaattattatttacatattgtgatattatttttatgtaagaaaaaagaaaaagaaagaaagaaagaagaatgatatattttatacttaccGATGATATCCGGGGGATCTAATAATTCCCGAAAATCATCTTCGTCgccaattttattatacatatcgaGCGTGGCTTCGTGTCCTTTTTTCAAGACCTTCGCCAGCGCCTGTTTGCCTTTCAATTCTCTGCACATTCTTTGTAGCCGTTGGCTTTCCTCGTGCAAAACCAGAGCTTCCCTTAAATGTGCTTTTCCTGTgttcgtaaaaaataaaaaaaaaagttattaaagagaaaaaaaaaagaaacaaaattgaatATCGTATACGTATCAGAACGTATCATTACATTTATAACGtattagttaattaattaatattaaatttgattatatttataaaatgaattagcTTTGTCCATATATTGAAACAAACTATATGattaaatctttataaattttatatgtatatatacatacatttttttttcttttaatttagtGAACCATTTAAATTTCGTAtcttaagaatttttatcgaagaCAATAAACCGCATTTTCGAAATTTaatgtttgttttattataaaaaatgtaaaattgatataattgataataaccaAATCAAAACACTGATCGAGAATAACAAATATTGCAAAATTctctaaataataaagatataaaaatttatgggaaaaaaaaataactatcaACTTAACGagcatttaataataagaaagattttaaacaattaaatattaataggatttttcttagaaaaaaaaagtaataaaccATAGTCGATATACCtaaaagttttctttcgttatcatcTCTAGGCACGGTCACTTCCAATTGCGTTTTCCCATCGCTCTTTTGAATATGTTCCAATGTTAGTTTCGTTTCTACTCGAAATTCAGCGATCGGTCTATCAAGCAAACCAGCAGCTAAATGTTTGTGAGCGAGTGCTAAATGATGTTCGCGTTTAACCAATATCAAAGAGATCCAAGTTTCTGGGACATAATCACGAACTGGTTCCCGAGATATCAGGGCGTGAACGTCGTTATAAACAGCGGCAACCTTTAATGCGATTCAatagaatgatatataaattattaattaattatagatttattaaaattatcgtggggaaaaaaaaacaagaaacaatTTACTTGTGCAGCTTCTTGAGCTAAATCCAAGGAAATGTCGATagttcttccttctctcgatTGTAGTTCCAACTTTTCGAACAGACATTCCCTCGCTTGTGCCTGAAATAAAagattcgaataaataaataaataaataaataaataaatatatatatatatatatatatatatatatatatacacataaaatgAATACTGACGATCAGCAAAATATCTTCGTATTTTAGAAAAGtatatcgtaaaatttcaatgaaatcgattcaacgatatcgttaattttcaaCTACAAtgatttttacaataaattaattccaATTTATTCTTCGAGATTTTATAGAAGACGTCCTTTACATTTCACAAATAATTCGAatgtaatatttctataaaatcgattaatcaatttcgaaaataaatgcGTTTGTAATGAAATATTCGGCATtcggaaaattttcaaatgatcGGTTTGAAATTTTGAACTATACTATCCGCCTAATGATATACgaattatctataaaattatattaaatttacttcgatcaattttttatcatagttaaagaaattttactaGGCACGTCGGGTATGCAATAAGATTATGCATGCTATAAGATCGTATAATAAGTATACCAGCATTAATTGGACGAGCATTTCAAGCATATCAGGTCCAAGATCCATGCTCGGTGCattggtaaaattttcatgaatatATCGAAATGTTCCAGCGGCTCTAAGAAAAGCATCGACTGCTTGATCTAAGCCACGAGTAGAGTGTCTGTCTTGTTTAGCGGCCAACTGTGTGTAAAGTGCACCAGCATTGAACAAAATCGATGCCTTTTCAAATGCGACAGTGCGTTGACGACTTGGTACGCCAGTCAAAGAATCGAACCACTCAAAATGTATTCCAAGACTTCTGTCAGGTGGAAAAAAGCGTCTTTCGATGAAATAAAGCTGATTATAGTAACGCAAAAGCAGGGCTATACCTGCTGCGTCTCTTGTCGGTGTTCTCGTTgccttaaaaagaaaagaaaagaaaagaaaaagaaaagaaataatataaaattaaaataatatagagtTAGAgttgaagtaaaaaaaaaaaaaggaaaaaaaaaagaaatacgtatTCCATTACAtgtgtttttaatttataatcattttcattctgataattgttatatttaaactaatataattaaaataacataattgTTTGAAGTATTGAAGAAGTTCTGATGAATTTTCACGATGttcgttatcttttttaaaaggaaaaaatattttacaactaTTGCATAAGTATATACAGATTTATAAGCATATTTATGCacgcaattatttttttaagtattgtaaaaaaattttttaatgccAGCTACTCGCCAAATTTGAAGCTTAATTATTCAACAATCGCTTATGCAAAATACATGTGTAGGTTAGAGTTTTAATATCAGTTACAAGGACATATAACGAAGAATATAAGACCCacttaaaaatgtaaatgtaaCTTTCACAATACTGTCCAAGGTCATCGCAAAGTCAAATAATTAACACATATGACGTATCGTCTCTTGACATTATATTCGTCCAAaacaatttcctttttcttttctttttttttgtttttctttgcaTGTTTAATACTTCaagaaataatatgtataaaaccGTATATaccgtatctatatatacatatatcaatgtttttataacTGCATCATAATTATACTacaattatatctataaaaattataattattaccatattatcaaggaaatatataatcatcGAAGATCGTCGGGttattaaagtatataattataattaactaaattataacgattattactgCAACGTAATCAGATTGAGAATTTTCTTTAGAGATAAggaagttattatcgtacatatttgatgataaaaagaacaaatgaaTATAACCAGTAGAGAAGTTGCATAGACttctttcatcattttttatcttttttttttcttttttatttttatattcttaatctACCTCTTAAGTAAATTTTCTATACTATACGATACATCCTATATAtagacattatatatatatatttttttttcttatatagcACGTGTGATAGATTCAaacagaatttttttcttacctgTCTTGTCTCCATAAGTTCGGCAATAGCTTCTTCATAATTCTCCCCATCCTCGCTATAGTGCTCTAGGATAAAATCCTAAAACATGAATATATTCATATCATTAACgaatccatttatttattttttttatttttatttttacttttttttttatggacaATTATTTTTGACGAacaaaaatctttctttttctttccttttttctttttttttttttttttttatcctcggTTCAAcatgaacgaataaattttcaagagAGACGAAATCTAATTGAGTAATTTGAAATACTTTCAAGGAATATACATAGCCAATCAGTTATCCGAATGGtttattaaatcgatatttacGTGGCAACCAAAAGAAAGTGCGACAACAGTAGTGTTTCAGCAACGTTTATCGAAATTGTAAATTCTTCTAGAGAActatcggaaaaaaaaaagtagagattttctaagggaaaagaaaataaaatggtaCGAATCACTATTGATTTGATACGTAAACGTTCAGAGCATAACGAGGGTGAGATATCAACTTTGGAAGAAATATCGTTACATCAGGAGAACATAGACAAGATCGAACTTTTAGACAAACTCTGTAGAAACTTAAAGATCTTACTTCTTCAATACAACATCATACCAAAGATTGAAAATCTCAATATGTTGAAGAAATTGGAATATTTGAATCTTGCATTGAACAATATCGAAGTTATCGAGAATTTACAGGGTCTCGAAAGTTTGAAGAAGCTGGAtcttacaataaattttatcggaGATTTGAGAAGCGTCAAAACTTTAAGgtagattatattttaatatatttgaaataagaacgatattaaataataatgagaacgttATAATTGGTTAAAATCGATTGGAATAATTTAggaatattgaaaaaagacGAAATCTTTACGGTGTCCCAGATATAACGAGAATTTGGAACAATTGATACTGACGGGAAATCCTTGTACGGATTACGAGGGATACAGGGAATATGTGATTTCAACATTGCCACAGCTTAAAGAACTCgatatgattaaaattttaagatcCGAACGAATAAAGTCTTTGCAAATATACGCACAAGCAAAGGGAGACGTTATCAGaggttatgataattataaaaagataagagaggctcagataaaacgatatcacgagaaagaagaattaaagatCACGGAAATAATAGAAGTACGTATATTTAAGTATTAAGTTTtgtcgtatttatttattcgttcttttttttttttattttttattttttttttatttctttttcttttttttttttttttttttttttgataaaatttcaaatctatTATGAAAGGAAGACGAGGATGcggaaaatgaaagattttgGAAACAAAAGAGTTATCACACGCCGGAAGATCGCATTGCGATCGCTGAACATACGTTAAAAgcagaagagaaaaaacatgGGATTtcggatgaaaaaaaaaaacaaaaatacgtGCCAAAATTGTTCAGTCCAAGTGGTAAACCTTACAACATGAATCATCCGAAGGTTCCGTTTACATTGAATGACGAAGACGATCAGGATAACGTGATCTTGGACGTTGGTGTTTACAggtaaaaatgtattatcaaagaaactttttttcaatgatcatgaatatataatacaagatATAGTTCATAGGAAATGGtcgattacgaaaaaaaaagattgaattcTTTTCGTCGTACGTATCGATTGTTTGTCGAATTTtaaaactttgaaaattttcttcgatttgaaattgaaagaaaattatttatggaTCCTCttaacttcatttttttttttggtctttttttttctataaatgttAAATCAAAATTGTTTAGAGGACAAAGTAGATACGAGGACACgcatacatttataatattatatgaaatataaaaattcaaaaaatttgatatatgtatatatatatatatatatatatatatatatatatatatatatctacaacaGTTAGTGAAACAATCATCACTTTCActtgtttctttatatttctatattgaaAACGTAAGAAAAACTTTCTGCGattgtatttgaaaaaaaaagaaagaaaaaaaagaatccatagaaaataaatattacaagaaaATCTCTGTTGAATAAAATTACAGGTACCTCGACACGTCTTACATAGACGTCGACATTCAACCAACGTACGTGAGAGTGACGATAAAGGGTAAAATTTTGCAACTAACTCTACCCTGCGAGATTCTCGTCGATAAGAGCAGCGCGAAACGGAACGTAACAACCGGTAGTTTGGTCATAACGATGCCTCGTTTACATCCTTCAATGATGTTACATGGAACCTCGATTACCTCAAGGActacgaaaaatgaaaatcctACGAGAAAGGATAATGCTGTGATCAgcataaaaaatcaaatgttCACGTCTACGAGAGAATTTCTTGAGATTGGGCCATCGAGAATCGACTCTGAGCttgatttttctaaaatatttgaaaattcaagaaagaaagttgATAGAAAGTTAACGGTTGATCAAATCAAGGAGAAAGCCATGCCCgatgattttatcgataatcctGAGGTCCCTCCGCTCgaataatgaagaaattctacgatgattaataattatattaattgtttcgTTAAATTAATCCTTAAGTTAAATACTCACTTTGAATGGATCACGAAAATCTATATCCTTGGTTTCCTTTAAACCCAAAGGTATCATTGGCATTACAGGATCctctctgtaaa
This Vespa crabro chromosome 7, iyVesCrab1.2, whole genome shotgun sequence DNA region includes the following protein-coding sequences:
- the LOC124425666 gene encoding dynein axonemal assembly factor 11-like isoform X1; translation: MVRITIDLIRKRSEHNEGEISTLEEISLHQENIDKIELLDKLCRNLKILLLQYNIIPKIENLNMLKKLEYLNLALNNIEVIENLQGLESLKKLDLTINFIGDLRSVKTLRYNENLEQLILTGNPCTDYEGYREYVISTLPQLKELDMIKILRSERIKSLQIYAQAKGDVIRGYDNYKKIREAQIKRYHEKEELKITEIIEEDEDAENERFWKQKSYHTPEDRIAIAEHTLKAEEKKHGISDEKKKQKYVPKLFSPSGKPYNMNHPKVPFTLNDEDDQDNVILDVGVYRYLDTSYIDVDIQPTYVRVTIKGKILQLTLPCEILVDKSSAKRNVTTGSLVITMPRLHPSMMLHGTSITSRTTKNENPTRKDNAVISIKNQMFTSTREFLEIGPSRIDSELDFSKIFENSRKKVDRKLTVDQIKEKAMPDDFIDNPEVPPLE
- the LOC124425666 gene encoding dynein axonemal assembly factor 11-like isoform X2; this encodes MIKILRSERIKSLQIYAQAKGDVIRGYDNYKKIREAQIKRYHEKEELKITEIIEEDEDAENERFWKQKSYHTPEDRIAIAEHTLKAEEKKHGISDEKKKQKYVPKLFSPSGKPYNMNHPKVPFTLNDEDDQDNVILDVGVYRYLDTSYIDVDIQPTYVRVTIKGKILQLTLPCEILVDKSSAKRNVTTGSLVITMPRLHPSMMLHGTSITSRTTKNENPTRKDNAVISIKNQMFTSTREFLEIGPSRIDSELDFSKIFENSRKKVDRKLTVDQIKEKAMPDDFIDNPEVPPLE